One genomic segment of Odocoileus virginianus isolate 20LAN1187 ecotype Illinois chromosome 17, Ovbor_1.2, whole genome shotgun sequence includes these proteins:
- the CDR2L gene encoding cerebellar degeneration-related protein 2-like isoform X2: MYSTNEEQVQEIEYLTKQLDTLRHVNEQHAKVYEQLDLAARDLELTNQKLVLESKVAQQKIHGLTETIERLQTQVEELQAQVEQLRDLEQLRVLREKRERRRTIHTFPCLKELCTSPRCEDAFRLHSSSLELGPRPLEQENERLQTLVGVLRSQVSQERQRKERAEREYAAVLQEYSELERQLCEMESCRFRVQELEAELLELQQMKQAKTYLLGREDHLAEALLAPLTQAPEADDPQPGSGDDTGPQDGVSSPAASPGHAVRKSCSDTALNAIVAKDPASRHAGNLTLHANSVRKRGMSILREVDEQYHALLEKYEELLSKCRQHGAGVRHAGVQTSRPISRDSSWRDLRAGEEGLGEPKAEKSLSQHVEAVDKRLEQSQPEYKALFKEIFSRIQKTKADINATKVKTHSSK, from the exons ATGTACTCCACCAACGAGGAGCAAGTGCAGGAGATCGAG tatCTGACCAAACAGCTGGACACGCTGCGGCACGTGAATGAACAGCACGCCAAAGTGTACGAGCAGCTGGACCTGGCGGCCCGAGACCTGGAGCTGACCAATCAGAAGCTGGTGCTGGAGAGTAAGGTGGCCCAGCAGAAGATCCACGG GCTGACAGAGACCATCGAGCGCCTGCAGACCCAGGTGGAGGAGCTGCAGGCTCAGGTGGAGCAGCTGCGGGACCTGGAACAGCTGCGCGTGCTGCGGGAGAAGCGCGAACGCAGGCGCACCATCCACACCTTCCCCTGTCTCAAGGAACTGTGCACCAGCCCCCG GTGTGAAGATGCCTTCCGCCTGCACAGCTCCTCCCTGGAGCTGGGCCCACGGCCCCTGGAACAGGAGAACGAGCGGCTGCAGACCTTGGTGGGCGTGCTGCGCTCGCAGGTGAGCCAGGAGCGGCAGCGCAAGGAGCGGGCGGAGCGCGAGTATGCCGCGGTGCTCCAGGAGTACTCGGAGCTGGAGCGGCAGCTGTGTGAGATGGAAAGCTGCCGCTTCCGCGTGCAGGAGCTGGAGGCCGAGCTGCTGGAGCTGCAGCAGATGAAGCAGGCCAAGACCTACCTGCTGGGCCGGGAGGACCACCTGGCCGAGGCCCTACTGGCGCCCCTCACCCAGGCGCCCGAAGCCGACGACCCCCAGCCCGGCAGCGGCGACGACACCGGCCCCCAGGATGGGGTCTCCTCTCCGGCGGCCTCCCCGGGCCATGCCGTGCGCAAGAGCTGCAGCGACACGGCGCTCAACGCCATCGTGGCCAAAGATCCGGCCAGCCGGCACGCGGGCAACCTCACGCTGCACGCCAACAGCGTGCGCAAGCGGGGCATGTCCATCCTGCGCGAGGTGGACGAGCAGTACCACGCGCTGCTGGAGAAATACGAGGAGCTGCTGAGCAAGTGCCGGCAGCACGGGGCCGGGGTGCGGCACGCCGGGGTGCAGACCTCGCGGCCCATCTCCCGGGACAGCTCGTGGAGGGACCTGCGGGCAGGCGAGGAGGGCCTGGGGGAGCCCAAGGCGGAGAAGAGCCTCAGCCAGCACGTGGAGGCCGTGGACAAGCGGCTGGAGCAGAGCCAGCCCGAGTACAAGGCGCTCTTCAAGGAGATCTTCTCCAGGATCCAGAAGACCAAGGCCGACATCAACGCCACCAAAGTTAAGACACACAGCAGCAAGTGA
- the CDR2L gene encoding cerebellar degeneration-related protein 2-like isoform X1 — protein MRRAARMEDFTAEEEEPWYDQQDLEQDLHLAAELGKTLLERNKELEESLQQMYSTNEEQVQEIEYLTKQLDTLRHVNEQHAKVYEQLDLAARDLELTNQKLVLESKVAQQKIHGLTETIERLQTQVEELQAQVEQLRDLEQLRVLREKRERRRTIHTFPCLKELCTSPRCEDAFRLHSSSLELGPRPLEQENERLQTLVGVLRSQVSQERQRKERAEREYAAVLQEYSELERQLCEMESCRFRVQELEAELLELQQMKQAKTYLLGREDHLAEALLAPLTQAPEADDPQPGSGDDTGPQDGVSSPAASPGHAVRKSCSDTALNAIVAKDPASRHAGNLTLHANSVRKRGMSILREVDEQYHALLEKYEELLSKCRQHGAGVRHAGVQTSRPISRDSSWRDLRAGEEGLGEPKAEKSLSQHVEAVDKRLEQSQPEYKALFKEIFSRIQKTKADINATKVKTHSSK, from the exons ATGCGGAGGGCCGCCAGGATGGAGGACTTCACGGCAGAGGAAGAGGAGCCCTGGTACGACCAGCAGGACCTGGAGCAGG acTTGCACTTGGCCGCAGAGCTGGGGAAGACGCTGCTGGAGAGGAACAAGGAGCTTGAGGAGTCTCTACAGCAGATGTACTCCACCAACGAGGAGCAAGTGCAGGAGATCGAG tatCTGACCAAACAGCTGGACACGCTGCGGCACGTGAATGAACAGCACGCCAAAGTGTACGAGCAGCTGGACCTGGCGGCCCGAGACCTGGAGCTGACCAATCAGAAGCTGGTGCTGGAGAGTAAGGTGGCCCAGCAGAAGATCCACGG GCTGACAGAGACCATCGAGCGCCTGCAGACCCAGGTGGAGGAGCTGCAGGCTCAGGTGGAGCAGCTGCGGGACCTGGAACAGCTGCGCGTGCTGCGGGAGAAGCGCGAACGCAGGCGCACCATCCACACCTTCCCCTGTCTCAAGGAACTGTGCACCAGCCCCCG GTGTGAAGATGCCTTCCGCCTGCACAGCTCCTCCCTGGAGCTGGGCCCACGGCCCCTGGAACAGGAGAACGAGCGGCTGCAGACCTTGGTGGGCGTGCTGCGCTCGCAGGTGAGCCAGGAGCGGCAGCGCAAGGAGCGGGCGGAGCGCGAGTATGCCGCGGTGCTCCAGGAGTACTCGGAGCTGGAGCGGCAGCTGTGTGAGATGGAAAGCTGCCGCTTCCGCGTGCAGGAGCTGGAGGCCGAGCTGCTGGAGCTGCAGCAGATGAAGCAGGCCAAGACCTACCTGCTGGGCCGGGAGGACCACCTGGCCGAGGCCCTACTGGCGCCCCTCACCCAGGCGCCCGAAGCCGACGACCCCCAGCCCGGCAGCGGCGACGACACCGGCCCCCAGGATGGGGTCTCCTCTCCGGCGGCCTCCCCGGGCCATGCCGTGCGCAAGAGCTGCAGCGACACGGCGCTCAACGCCATCGTGGCCAAAGATCCGGCCAGCCGGCACGCGGGCAACCTCACGCTGCACGCCAACAGCGTGCGCAAGCGGGGCATGTCCATCCTGCGCGAGGTGGACGAGCAGTACCACGCGCTGCTGGAGAAATACGAGGAGCTGCTGAGCAAGTGCCGGCAGCACGGGGCCGGGGTGCGGCACGCCGGGGTGCAGACCTCGCGGCCCATCTCCCGGGACAGCTCGTGGAGGGACCTGCGGGCAGGCGAGGAGGGCCTGGGGGAGCCCAAGGCGGAGAAGAGCCTCAGCCAGCACGTGGAGGCCGTGGACAAGCGGCTGGAGCAGAGCCAGCCCGAGTACAAGGCGCTCTTCAAGGAGATCTTCTCCAGGATCCAGAAGACCAAGGCCGACATCAACGCCACCAAAGTTAAGACACACAGCAGCAAGTGA